CGGCATAGTGCAGCGGCGCCCAGCCCTTCTTGTTGACCTCGGCGTCCTTGTCGATGAGCAGCTTCACCATCGGCGCGAGTCCCTGCAGCGACGCGATCATCATCGCGTTTTCGTCCGCCGCGTTGGTTGCGTCCAGATCCGTACGCTTGTCGTTGATCAGCAGACGCGCCACGTCCACCGACTTCTCGCGCATGGCGACGAGCAGCAGCGGATTGCCCTTGTCGTCGGTCGAATTCGGGTCGACACCCGCCTTGAGCGCTTCGGCCACCGCCTTCGTATCGTTGAAGACGACGGCCTTGACCAGCGCCGTATTGGACGTGGCCGCCGTGGCACAGGCGGTGAGCCAAAGCAGGCTGAGCAACATCCAGGCTCGGATCATCGAGAATTTACGCATCTGGGGCTCCTGTCGGTAGTCCGTGGAAAAGCGTCGGGGCAACGCGGTGAATCGGGAATCGGGTGAGTTCAGTGCTTCGCCGTGGCGAACAGACGGAAGAAGTTCTCCGTCGTGGCGTCGGCGATCCTCTGCAGCGGTTCGCCACGCAGATCGGCGATGAATTCGGCCACGTGGCGCACATAGCCGGGTTGGTTCAGCTTGCCGCGATACGGTACCGGCGCGAGGTACGGCGAATCCGTTTCGATCAGCATGCGCTCGAGCGGCACGCGGCGCGCCACGTCCTGCAGATCGCGTGCGCTCTTGAACGTGACGATGCCCGAGAAAGAGATATAGAAGTTCTGGTCGAGCGCCCCTTCGGCGACGTCCCAGCTCTCGGTGAAGCAGTGCATGACGCCCGCCGGCTCGCCCGCATGCTCTTCGCGCATGATGCGCAGCGTGTCGTCGGCGGCTGAGCGCGTATGGATGATCAGCGGCTTGCCCGTGGCGCGCGCGGCGCGGATATGCGTACGAAAGCGCTCGCGCTGCCATTCCATGTCGTCGATGCTACGGCCTTCGAGCCGGTAATAATCGAGGCCCGTCTCGCCGATGGCCACGACCTTCGGCGTGGCGGCCAGCTTCACCAGATCATCGACGCTCGGCTCCGGCGTGTCCTCGTAATCGGGGTGCACGCCGACCGAAGCGTAGACGTTCTCATGTTGCGCGGCGATCTCCAGCACCTGCGGCAGCGTGGGCAGATCGACCGACACGCACAGCGCATGACTGACCTTGTTCTCGCGCATGCGTTCGAGCAAAGCGGGCATCTGCGCCGCAAGCTCCGGAAAATTGATGTGACAGTGTGAATCGATGAACATGATGTGCGATCGGTCGGCGGCGGTGCGCGTCAGAGCGACGCCGGGCCGCCGAACAACTGTTTGTATTGCAGGAAGAGCGCCTCGAGCAGCACGCGCGCATTGAGCGGGTGGTTCTGCACCTGACGTTGCTGCGCCAGCTCACGCAGAAATCCGAGCAGACGAACGTCATCCGTCGCGTCGCCGCAGCGCTGCAGTGCCTGCGCGTGGCTCGGGAAAAAGCGCGCCGTGCCGGCCATGCGCTCGGCGAGCACGTCGAAGCACCAGCGTTGCAGGGTCTCCAGAATGCCCGGCAGATTGCCCTTGTGCAATTGCTCGGCGCAGGCGAAGCCGTCGATGGCGCCGCCTTGCGCGAGTTGCCCCAGCAGCCAGTCGCGCCAGCCGCGCTCGTCCGGCTCGGCCAGCGCACGCGCGGCGAGCGGCGCACCGCCCGCTTCGGCGAGCACGGCTGCCGCGGTCGCGGCATCGAGCCCGGCATCGCCCATCAGCCATTGCGTCGCCTGGGCGCCGTCCGGACGCGTAAGCACCACGCGGCGGCACCGCGAGAGGATCGTCGGCAGCAGGCGGTCGGGCTGCGTGGTGACGAGCAGGAAGACTACCCCCTCTGGAGGCTCTTCGAGTGTCTTGAGCAATGCGTTCGCGGCGTGCACGTTGAGCGCTTCGGCCGGAAAGAGCAACACCACGCGCCGTCCTTGCCGATGCGATCCGAGGCTCGCGAAGTCGATGACCTCACGGACCTGCTCGATCTTGATTTCCTTGCTTGGCGTCTTGGTCTTCTTGTCGCCGTCGGCATCGGCACGGGCGTCGGCGCCGGGCAACGTATCGGCGAGGACTTCCGGGCACACGCCCCGAAAGTCCGGGTGGTTGCCGCTCGCCAACCACTGGCACGCACCGCAGGTGCCGCACGGCAAATGGTCGGCGTGCGGCGATTCGCACAGCAATCCCTGCGCAAACGTGCGCGCGAACTCGACCTCGCCGATGCCGGGCACGGCCTGCAGCAGCAGCGCGTGCGGCATCTGGGCGCGAAGGTCGTTAAGGCGTGTCCAGTCCTGTGACTGCCACGGATACAGCATGTGGGCTCCTTGGCCGGAAGGGTGACGCGGAATCGGCAAAGTGTGTGGATGTGGGGATTATCGCGCGTCAGCGCGCGCCGTGCCCAGGCAATCCCAGTCGGGCGAACACGTCGGCGAGCTCGGCCGCGATGGCGTCGACGCTCTGCGCGGCGTCGATCACGACGAAGCGCCCCGCGGACGCCTCCGCCCGACGCAGGTATTCTTCGCGCACCCGCGTGAAAAAGGCTGCCGACTCGCGCTCGAACTTGTCCGGCGCGCGCGCGCCGGCGAGTCGCGCCGCGGCGATTGCCGGATCGAGATCGAACAGGATGGTCAGGTCGGGCTGGCGCGTGCCTTGCACCCAGCGCTCCAGCGTCGCCAGCTTCTCGAGCGACAGCCCTCGCCCGCCCCCCTGATACGCGAACGTGGCGTCGGTGAAGCGATCGGAGACGACCCAGTCGCCGCGCGCAAGCGCGGGCTCGATGACCTTGACCAGATGCTCGCGGCGGCCGGCAAACATCAGCAGCGCCTCCGTCTCGAGGTCCATCGGCTCATCGAGCACCAGCTTGCGCAGCGCCTCGCCCAGCGGAGTGCCGCCCGGCTCACGCGTGGCCACGACACTGCGGCCCACGCTCTCGAGCCCCTGGCGCAGCGTGTCGACGAAGGCATTGACGTGGGTGCTTTTGCCCGCGCCGTCGATGCCTTCGAAGGTCACGAACTTGCCCGGCACGGCGGCCGGCGTCTCGTGCGATTGCGTCATTGATCACCTCGCTGATATTTGTCCACGGCCCGATTGTGCTCCTGAAGATTCGTCGAGAAATGGCTCGTGCCATCGCCTCGCGCCACGAAGTACAGCGCATCGGTCGGTGCCGGATTGAGCGCGGCGGACAGCGAGGCCACCCCGGGCAGCGCGATCGGCGTGGGCGGCAGACCGGCGCGCGTGTAGGTGTTGTACGGCGTATCCGTCTGGAGGTCGCGCTTGCGCAGACGCCCTGTGTACAGATCGCCCATGCCGTAGATCACCGTGGGATCCGTCTGCAGCAGCATGCGCTTGCGCAGGCGGTTCACGAACACGGCGGCCACCTGCCCGCGCTCGACGGCCTGACCCGTTTCCTTCTCGACGAGCGAGGCCATGATGAGCGCCTCGTACGGCGTGGCGTACGGCAGCCCCGGCGCGCGCGACGCCCAGGCTTCGTCCAGCCGCTTCTGCATCAGGCGATACGCGCGCTTGTAGATGTCGACGTCGCTGGTGCCTTTGGGAAAAAGGTACGTATCGGGGAAGAACATGCCCTCGGCTTCGGCGCGGTCCGCCCCGACGAGTTGCATGACATCGGCGTCGGGCAGCCCGGCGGTGTCGTGACGCAACGCGGGATTGACGTCGATCTCGCTGCGCATTTTCTTGAACGTCCAGCCTTCGATGATCGTCACCACATACTGGTTGACATCGCCGCGCGCGAGCTTCTCCATCACCTCGTAGGGCGTGATGCCAGTGGCGAATTCGTAGTTGCCGGACTTGAGGCGCGTGCCCACGTCCATGACGCGCGCCAGCAGATTGAACAGCAATGGCGACACCGGTACGCCGCCCGCGCGCAATTGCGTCGCCACGCTGCGCACCGAGCTGTAGGGCTTGATCGTGACGTCGAGCGTGGGCTTGCCGAGTTGCAGCGGGGCTTGCGCCCAGTAATAGAAAGCGCCGCCCGCCGCCAGTGCGGCGACTATCAACAGGACGAACAAGCGTTTGATGAAAGACATGAATTGCAGGGTAAGCCGCGAGACGGCGGCAGCGGGTTCGGGGGACTCGGTCCGCCGCAGGCATGCAGGCGAAGGCCGCAAGGCCACATTAAGGCGCGCGTTTTGCGCGTCGAACCGGCTCGCACGTCCTGGCGGAAGACCCAATATAATACTTTGACTTGCCAAACCCTCACAGATTGACAGGCACCCTCGTTTATGACCTCCCATTGGCATGATCTTCTGCCGCAAGCGGCAGCCGCGGCCTCCTCCGACCGTTCGTCCGACGCTAGTGCGCGCGCCACGCAATTTCAGGCGCTGCAGCGCGGCAGCTTCGTCTCGCTCGCGAGCGACACTGGCCTCATCGCAGTGAACGGCGCGGACGCCGCCGCCTTCCTGCACGGCCAATTGACCAACGACGTCGAACGTCTCTCGCCGGCACAGGCCCGCCTTGCCGGCTATTGCTCGGCCAAGGGGCGTTTGCTCGCCACGTTCCTGATGTGGCGCGATGCGTCGCCCGAAGGCACGATCTACCTCGCCTGCGACGCCGCGGTGCAGGCCAGCGTGCAAAAGCGCCTCTCGATGTTCGTGCTGCGCGCCAAGGCCAAGCTGACCGACGCCAGCGCCACGCATGTTCTGCTCCAGGTCGGCGGCCCGGCAGTGGAAGCCGTGCTTTCGAACACGTTCGGGTCGCTGCCCGCCGCACCGTTGGCCGCCGCGCACGCCACGCTCGGCGATGCGCCGACGAGCCTGATTCGTTTGCCCGACGCAGGCGCCGCACGCTCGCTCCCGCGCTTCCTGTGGAGTGTGCCTGTCGCGCAGGCTGCCGACGTCTGGCATGCGCTGACGCAAGCGGCCGACGCCGTCGTCGATCCGGCGCTCGCCGCGTGGCTCGATGTCCACAGCGGCGTGGCTCGGGTGACGACGGCCACGCAGGAGCAGTTCGTGCCGCAGATGGTGAATTGGGAGGTCGTCGGCGGCGTGAATTTCCGCAAGGGCTGCTATCCGGGGCAGGAAGTCGTGGCTCGCAGCCAGTACCGCGGCACGATCAAGCGACGCCTGCATCTCGCCCACGTGGAGGGCATCCCGCCCGTCCCCGGACAGGAACTGGTGGAGACGGACGACCCGGACCAGCCGTGCGGCATGGTCGTGCAAGCGGCGCCAGCACCGGACGGCGGCTATGACGCGCTCGTCGAGGTGAGGCTGGCATCGCGCGAAGCGAACAATGTTCGTCTGGGCGCGGCCGACGGTCCTGCCCTGACGTTCGCCGAGCTGCCATACGCGATCATCGATCCGACGGAATCGCCCGCGTCGTCCGCGGCCGCCTCCTGAGCCGCCGCCGTCACCTGCCGATGGACTGTTACGTCTACTACCGCGTCTCATCTGGCCATATCGCCGCTGCCCGACAGGCCGTCGCGCGGCGCTTTGCACTGGCAGCCGAGCGTTTCGGCGTTCGCGGACGCCTGCAGTGGCGTGCCGACGCTTCGGCCAACGACGTCGCAGCAGCTGCCGTCACCTGGATGGAGCGCTACGACGGCGTGGATGCCGCGTTCGTGACGGCGCTGCCCGAGTTGGCCCGCGAATGCGGACTCGCGGCACTCGTCGATGGCGGCCTGCACATCGAGTGCTTTGTCGATGCCCCGAATCCATGTGCCTGATCGTTTTTTCCTGGCAACCTGACGCCGCCACGCCGCTGGTACTGCTGGCCAATCGCGACGAATTCTTCGAACGTCCCGCCGAGCCGATGCACTGGTGGCATGACCGCCGTGACGTGCTCGCGGGGCGCGATCTGCGGGGTGGCGGTACCTGGATGGGCGTCAACCGCGCTGGGCGCTTTGCAGCGCTGACGAACTTCCGCGACGGGCGCGCGCCGATGGCGCCGAAGGACGCGCCGTCGCGCGGCCTGCTGGTCTCCGCCATGCTCGACGCCACGCAATTCGATGACGATCTGGCGCGCGTGGAGCGGCACGCTCACGAATACGCGGGGTTCAATTTGCTGGCGGGGGATCTGCCCGCGGGCAAGCTGTTCTGGCTTGGCAATCGCGATACGAACGTTGCCACAGGTGCGGCGGAACAGGGAGGACAAGCGGTGACGCATGCGAACGGCGCGCCGCCTTCGCTGCCATCTCCCCCCGTGACGCCGGTGGCGCATGCCATCGCCCCAGGCGTCCATGGCTTGTCGAACGCACTGCTCGACACCCCCTGGCCGAAGCTGGTAAGCCGACGCAACGCCCTGGCCGACGCACTGGCCAGCGATGCCGACGACATCGCGCTGCTCGAGCTGATGCGCGACACCACCGAGGCTGCCGACGACGCGCTCCCCGAAACGGGTGTCACGTCTGCGTGGGAGAAGACGCTCTCAGCCGCGTTCATCGCATCGCCCGCTTACGGCACGCGGTGCACGACGTTGCTTCGGTATCACCGCGACGGCTTCGTCGAACTCACGGAGTCGACCGTCGCGCCCGGCCAGCGCGCGGATGAACTGCGAGACCTGCAGCGCTATCGCTTCGAGGCGGCTCGGGGCTGACTCGAGCCATCACACCAACCGCACGATCTGCTTCCCGAAATTCTCGCCCTTGAGCAGCCCCAGGAATGCGGATGGCGCATTTTCGATGCCCTGCGCCATCGTCTCGCGATAGCGCAGCTCGCCCGCGGCGATGGCGTCGGCCAGCGCCGTTAATGCCTGTGGCCAGATATCCATGTGTTCGGTGACAATGAAGCCCTCCAGCCGCACGCGGTTCGTCAGCAGCAGCGCCGGGTATTTCAGCGGAATCGGCTCGCCGTTATAGCCGGAAATCATGCCGCACAGCGCGATGCGCGAGTGGGGGTTCAGATTCTTGAGCACCGCGTCGAACACCGCGCCACCGACGTTCTCGAAATACCCATCGATGCCGTCAGGCGTCGCATTGCGCAGCGCCTCGTCGAGATTGCCCGCCTTGTAATCGACGCACGCGTCGAAACCCAGCGTCTCGACGACATAGGTGCACTTCTGCTCGCCGCCCGCAATGCCCACGACCCGACAGCCGGCGCGCTTGGCCAGTTGACCGACCACACTGCCGACCGCGCCCGACGCCGCGCTTACCGCCACCGTCTCGCCCGCCTTCGGCGCAATGATCCGGTTCAGGCCGTACCACGCCGTGACACCCGGCATGCCCGCTGCGCCCAGATAGACGCTCATCGGCACACGCGCCACATCGATGCGACGCAGGTTGCTGCCGTCCGAAATGCCGTATTCCTGCCAGCCGAACATTGCCGTCACGGCGTCCCCCGGCTGCCAGTCCGGATGACGCGACTCGACCACCTCGCCGGCGGTGGCACCGATCATCACAGTGTCGAGAGGCTGCGGCGGTGCGTACGACTTCGTGTCGTTCATGCGCCCGCGCATGTACGGGTCGAGCGAGAGATAGAAGTTGCGCACCAGCACCTGCCCCTCCCCCAACTCGGGCAGCTCGGGTGCCGCCAAATGGAAGTTGTCGAGCGTGGGTTCGCCCTTGGGGCGCGAGACCAGAAGAATCTGGCGATTGATCGTCATGATTTGCCTCCGCTTGAGGATCCGGGTCAGTCGCCGCGGGGGTCGTCGGGACGACGCTGCTGACGAATGTCGCGCCCCACCGCCAGGCGGCGCAAGTACTTGAACGTGCCCATCGCCTTGGCCACCAGCTTGCCATCGGCGTCGCGCACCTCGCCTTCACAAT
The Pandoraea pulmonicola DNA segment above includes these coding regions:
- a CDS encoding DUF4936 family protein, whose protein sequence is MDCYVYYRVSSGHIAAARQAVARRFALAAERFGVRGRLQWRADASANDVAAAAVTWMERYDGVDAAFVTALPELARECGLAALVDGGLHIECFVDAPNPCA
- a CDS encoding ankyrin repeat domain-containing protein, which encodes MRKFSMIRAWMLLSLLWLTACATAATSNTALVKAVVFNDTKAVAEALKAGVDPNSTDDKGNPLLLVAMREKSVDVARLLINDKRTDLDATNAADENAMMIASLQGLAPMVKLLIDKDAEVNKKGWAPLHYAATNGHDDIVQMLLDASAYVDAESPNGTTPLMMAARGGHITTCKVLLDGGADVRLKNQIGMTAVDFANQAHQTEIADGLRKRMELLKQTRPAGK
- a CDS encoding NADP-dependent oxidoreductase — its product is MMTINRQILLVSRPKGEPTLDNFHLAAPELPELGEGQVLVRNFYLSLDPYMRGRMNDTKSYAPPQPLDTVMIGATAGEVVESRHPDWQPGDAVTAMFGWQEYGISDGSNLRRIDVARVPMSVYLGAAGMPGVTAWYGLNRIIAPKAGETVAVSAASGAVGSVVGQLAKRAGCRVVGIAGGEQKCTYVVETLGFDACVDYKAGNLDEALRNATPDGIDGYFENVGGAVFDAVLKNLNPHSRIALCGMISGYNGEPIPLKYPALLLTNRVRLEGFIVTEHMDIWPQALTALADAIAAGELRYRETMAQGIENAPSAFLGLLKGENFGKQIVRLV
- a CDS encoding NRDE family protein, giving the protein MCLIVFSWQPDAATPLVLLANRDEFFERPAEPMHWWHDRRDVLAGRDLRGGGTWMGVNRAGRFAALTNFRDGRAPMAPKDAPSRGLLVSAMLDATQFDDDLARVERHAHEYAGFNLLAGDLPAGKLFWLGNRDTNVATGAAEQGGQAVTHANGAPPSLPSPPVTPVAHAIAPGVHGLSNALLDTPWPKLVSRRNALADALASDADDIALLELMRDTTEAADDALPETGVTSAWEKTLSAAFIASPAYGTRCTTLLRYHRDGFVELTESTVAPGQRADELRDLQRYRFEAARG
- a CDS encoding YgfZ/GcvT domain-containing protein, yielding MTSHWHDLLPQAAAAASSDRSSDASARATQFQALQRGSFVSLASDTGLIAVNGADAAAFLHGQLTNDVERLSPAQARLAGYCSAKGRLLATFLMWRDASPEGTIYLACDAAVQASVQKRLSMFVLRAKAKLTDASATHVLLQVGGPAVEAVLSNTFGSLPAAPLAAAHATLGDAPTSLIRLPDAGAARSLPRFLWSVPVAQAADVWHALTQAADAVVDPALAAWLDVHSGVARVTTATQEQFVPQMVNWEVVGGVNFRKGCYPGQEVVARSQYRGTIKRRLHLAHVEGIPPVPGQELVETDDPDQPCGMVVQAAPAPDGGYDALVEVRLASREANNVRLGAADGPALTFAELPYAIIDPTESPASSAAAS
- the holB gene encoding DNA polymerase III subunit delta' translates to MLYPWQSQDWTRLNDLRAQMPHALLLQAVPGIGEVEFARTFAQGLLCESPHADHLPCGTCGACQWLASGNHPDFRGVCPEVLADTLPGADARADADGDKKTKTPSKEIKIEQVREVIDFASLGSHRQGRRVVLLFPAEALNVHAANALLKTLEEPPEGVVFLLVTTQPDRLLPTILSRCRRVVLTRPDGAQATQWLMGDAGLDAATAAAVLAEAGGAPLAARALAEPDERGWRDWLLGQLAQGGAIDGFACAEQLHKGNLPGILETLQRWCFDVLAERMAGTARFFPSHAQALQRCGDATDDVRLLGFLRELAQQRQVQNHPLNARVLLEALFLQYKQLFGGPASL
- the mltG gene encoding endolytic transglycosylase MltG, which translates into the protein MSFIKRLFVLLIVAALAAGGAFYYWAQAPLQLGKPTLDVTIKPYSSVRSVATQLRAGGVPVSPLLFNLLARVMDVGTRLKSGNYEFATGITPYEVMEKLARGDVNQYVVTIIEGWTFKKMRSEIDVNPALRHDTAGLPDADVMQLVGADRAEAEGMFFPDTYLFPKGTSDVDIYKRAYRLMQKRLDEAWASRAPGLPYATPYEALIMASLVEKETGQAVERGQVAAVFVNRLRKRMLLQTDPTVIYGMGDLYTGRLRKRDLQTDTPYNTYTRAGLPPTPIALPGVASLSAALNPAPTDALYFVARGDGTSHFSTNLQEHNRAVDKYQRGDQ
- the tmk gene encoding dTMP kinase, whose amino-acid sequence is MTQSHETPAAVPGKFVTFEGIDGAGKSTHVNAFVDTLRQGLESVGRSVVATREPGGTPLGEALRKLVLDEPMDLETEALLMFAGRREHLVKVIEPALARGDWVVSDRFTDATFAYQGGGRGLSLEKLATLERWVQGTRQPDLTILFDLDPAIAAARLAGARAPDKFERESAAFFTRVREEYLRRAEASAGRFVVIDAAQSVDAIAAELADVFARLGLPGHGAR
- a CDS encoding TatD family hydrolase, whose protein sequence is MFIDSHCHINFPELAAQMPALLERMRENKVSHALCVSVDLPTLPQVLEIAAQHENVYASVGVHPDYEDTPEPSVDDLVKLAATPKVVAIGETGLDYYRLEGRSIDDMEWQRERFRTHIRAARATGKPLIIHTRSAADDTLRIMREEHAGEPAGVMHCFTESWDVAEGALDQNFYISFSGIVTFKSARDLQDVARRVPLERMLIETDSPYLAPVPYRGKLNQPGYVRHVAEFIADLRGEPLQRIADATTENFFRLFATAKH